The genomic region tcctttcaattgatgggataagaaaagtgtccaaaatatcaatgtaaacttgtgcatttattgatgatgtaatgacagccatctccccagtgcctttacctgacatgcagccccatatcatcaatgactgtggaaatttacatgttctcttcaggcagtcatctttataaatctcattggaacagcaccaaacaaaagttccagcatcatcaccttgcccaatgcagattcgagattcatcactgaatatgactttcatccagtcatccacagtccacgattgcttttccttagcccattgtaaccttgtttttttctgtttaggtgttaatgatggctttcgtttagcttttctgtatgtaaatcccatttcctttaggtggtttcttacagttcggtcacagacgttgactccagtttcctcccattcgttcctcatttgttttgttgtacatttttgatttttgcgacatattgctttaagttttctgtcttgatgctttgatgtcttccttggtctaccagtatgtttgcctttaacaaccttcccatgttgtttgtatttggtccagagtttagacacagctgactgtgaacaaccaacatcttttgcaacattgtgtgatgatttaccctcttttaagcgtTTGATAATccactcctttgtttcaattgacatctctcgtgttggagccatgattcatgtcagtccacttggtgcaacagctctccaaggtgtgatcactcctttttagatgcagactaacgagcagatctgatttgatgcaggtgttagttttggggatgaaaatttacagggtgattccataatttattccctctgcttggtctaaaaaagtaaccgttactgactgccacaattatttttcctgatttcttatagtgtttcttaaagccagaaagttgccatttgaaatgactttagttttgtgtcatgtctgtgatctgctttttttctacaaaattaaacaactgaatgaacatccttcgaggccggtgattccataattattgccaggggttgtattccctttcatatggctagcatactggcatagtatagttctatgcttttcacttatcaccctgagaacgcaaagcccaaggTTTAATGTGGTCaggtaggtagggaggtgccagtctatgaacaattttatagactagtagcagaaccttaaaatctgatctcactgggacaggaagccagtaaagggaTACCaagatgggtgtaatgtggtcgaactttctgcttcgtgtcaaaagtctggcgggctgcggcctcaacttaatctaaagtctgggtcttttagtgaaacttagggctagtggtcagcgatcaccttagtatttcctgtttttcttgttgtttaatgctggcaaattatactgtatttcttgtctttctgatgcctgattctgtttttttctctctgtttaaggtgcagctccatctagagatgggtgtggtaattgtgctggagaccatcctgtcctgtgcaccaacagcttttcctctatttgttttgtgaattgttctgtgatttatgtctgtatcatggcccaagcagagggtcacccctttgagtctggtctgcttgaggtttcttcctcagagggagtttttccttaccactgctgctctgggggttagtaagattagaccttacttgtttgaagcgccttgaggcaactctgatgtgatttggcgctatataaatgaaaataaattgaaaaattgaaatttctttcccttggctGTGACAACATTAAACACTGATGTGCAATAGGGCTGCCATGATTTGTTGACCAGTCACAGTTACTTATTGTGTGTGTTTCACTGTGTTCTGCAGACATTCAGCAGTTGCTGGTGACAAAAGTAGATGATCATTTTGCACAGCAGGAGTGGACTCCAGAACACCCACACATTAAGGAGGAGCAAGAAGAGTTCTGGATCAGTCAGCAAGAACAGCTtcaacaacaacaagagtttGATATCAAGAAGTTTCCCTTCACTCCTGTGAAGTGTGAAAATGAAGAGAAACCAGATttctcacagcttcatcaaaaccAGTCTGAGATCAGAGAGATGGAACGTCCAACCAGGGGCTCAAGAGAACACTTGAAAACAGAAGCTGATGAATACAGTAATGAAGGACcagaaccagccagcaactctgaTCACATTCTTCATTTACAACTAGATACTGATGACAAGGCTTCAGTGTTTGATAAAAATGGGACTGAAGACAGTAATGACAGTGTCGACAGTGATTTTTGGAAAGAGACCAGAGAACGTCAGTCAGGATCAAATGATGGAGGCAGTATTGATGAGAAACCATTCAGTTGCTCAAAGTGTGGCCAGAGATTTATGTACAAGTACCATCTGGAGAAACACATTAGAGTGACAAAGGAGAAACCATTCAACTGCCCTGAGTGTGCACAAAGGTTTTGCTACAAGAGAAGCCTGATGGATCATATGAAAATACATACAGGAGGAAAAATACTGAACTGCTCTGAATGCGGcaaaatatttatttacaataaaagtCTCAAGATACATTTGAGCATTCACAAAGGAGACAAACCTTTCAGCTGCTCTCGTTGTGATCAGAGATTTGTATCAAAGTTACTCTTGAAGAGACACATTAGAATTCATACAGAAAAGAAACCATTTGGTTGTCCAGTCTGTTGTAAAAAATTCAGTCAGAGATCAAACTTATACAAACATATGAGAAGTCatgcaggagagaaaccatttggttgCTCAGTCTGTGACAAAAGGTTCACTCAGAGGTCAGAACTAATTTCCCACGAGGATTCACACAGGAGAAACCCCATTTAGTTCATCAGTCTGCTTGTAAAAACTTTGCTCAGAGGTTACACCTGACTAGACGTAAGACCTCATCCAAGAGAGAAACCAGTCAATTCTCTCGTAGTTCAAACCTACGTTAACACATGGGAGGCCATAAGTAGAAAATCCACTGAGCTGATCTTTGTTGTGACACAACAGTCGGCCCAGCATTAGCAAGTCACTTCAGAAGACATTTAACTGCATTATGTGTTCTCTGTTTGGTGACAAGATCATTCTTGGACATGTGAGAAATCGTACATTGGAAAATAACCCTATTGCAGAATAAAGAATTTGCATGAGTGAATGACTTGACTTTGACATGACATCAATGCTTCTTTGGTAGGGCTGAGATGCATTTTTTGAGTAATGGACCACTGTGGCATAGTAAGCCTAGATGTTCTCTCTGATGCCTGTGTTTAGGCATCACCATGATGTGTTTTTCTCATCTAGCTTGCTCTGTCTGGAGGCTCTCCTTTGCTTACTTCTCCTGCTTGAACATCCAAGTCTATTCCTATTTCCATCTCACATCACTTGTCCCACCTTCATCAGACCCCAAATGTGCTCATTTCAGGTCTCTTCTTTCCATGTCTCCCAATTTCAACTCTTAACATTCTCATCTTTGAACACTTCAAACTGACATTTGTTAAACCTGCGTCTCTGAGCGATTTGTCATTACAGGCTGTATAGAGGAATCTCTAGTCACTTCTGACTGCATGTATGTTAGTTGTGATCAGTTTGATGTCAAACATGAGGGCCAGATAAAAAATGCCAAAAcaggtttgtttggtttttgttttttgtttttgtaataatGTAGTGATTAATAGATTAAGAAGCCACATTCACATCAGGTAACAGTTGTACTGAACTGGATTGATGCACAGTGATGCCTAGAGGGAGGCCAGAGTGCAAGTTAACTTTTCTGTTGTGTACATCTgagggggaaagaaaaaaaaaatgtcatttaacTAAATCTTCCAGTCCAAACTTTTCTTTTCTGCTTTTTGTTGTATGTTTATATTTTACAACACTTTACtccctgatttttatttattttttgtaacaaTGCCTTATTTATGGGTTATAGGTTAATATATATTATAGGTGTTGTCCTGATTGTATAAAATACAAGATCTTTCAGTAATTCTGTCAGAACAGCTTCACAGCATTATCACCATGAGAAAATAAATCCTCAGTGAACTGATGACCATTCTTTCTGCAAAATAATATTTTTCTACCGAGACGTTTTAAAAAGCTCAATACAAATGcttgtggattaaaaaaaaacaagacagccacttttattttgaaggtttaCGTCCTTATTGTGTCCAACTTTGCTAACAAGATGGCGGCGTGTTGTTGAGCGCTGATAAATTTAATATTCTATTTGTAAAGTTTGGGAGCTGCAGCAGGAACGAACCATAAGTATCTTTGTCTGTCTGGATGAAGCTCTCTGAGTGGACTTTGTGCTGTTCAGCTGCGTTTATCAGCTCCCGGTTTTTCTGCAGAACTACTGATGAAGTTAGCTTGTTAACTGTGTGAAGTGAACGTGCTCGGAAAAGCACAAAAAGCGatccagcagcattttgaacacaGACGAGATGGACCATAAACTGCCGAAAGTACtttaaaagctgaagagacgcagtAAATAATAGGTTTGCTTCTAATTATTTTAGAGTTGTTGGCCTTACGTCAATGTACAGCCTAGTGTTAGAATTTGGTACTGCACCTAAAGTGACCGTAGTTGGAAACACGTTTTACACATGAATATAGCAGCCTACAACTATTTTATAAATATTTCATTGTTTACAAGTGTCTGTAGAaaattagggatgcaccaatacacagtttttcatttctgatctcgatacctgaatttggatatctaccgatacttttctgatccgataccagagctctgtttaatatcattattgttggttttatgaggattttcttaaaaaggagaccttatttttttatagacttaaagagaaaagacagcactctctctgtctcctcgatttcaatggagctttattgatacaGTGAGACATACGTTTACATTGTGAAAAGAAGTGTTAATTTTTCCTCTTAAGTTCTCTCTCTcagttgctttctctctctcaatCTCTCTCTTTCGCCATTTTTGTGCTGCGCAAACTTTGAGCATTTTTGGAAatgtgaagcctttcaactgtaaaatcaaCCGTATATTTGTAAATGTATCGTCAGCGATGCTCACACGCGGGACTTTAATGGAgatttttccctttcagcggacagaatctctgtttgaCTGTCCTCAGCTGCGATCTGAGTTGGCTTTTCATAAcgtttcacagcctcgggacactgaagcggctaacttttcagcacacatttttaGCAacgattcagttcatttttctgctcaagcagacaatttgaacccgagagccaggcggaaatttgccgctacccccagttagaacactgcagaagaggGCTCTCATTAACAGAGCAGCTTCAGAATCCTCGCCTCTTGCTCgacagcaaacaaagcagagaggaAACAGCagtagttgagaggattcacagtggctcctcaTGTACTGGAAAACGTTGCG from Thalassophryne amazonica chromosome 15, fThaAma1.1, whole genome shotgun sequence harbors:
- the LOC117526929 gene encoding gastrula zinc finger protein xFG20-1-like, encoding MDHKLPKVLFKAEETQQRTDIQQLLVTKVDDHFAQQEWTPEHPHIKEEQEEFWISQQEQLQQQQEFDIKKFPFTPVKCENEEKPDFSQLHQNQSEIREMERPTRGSREHLKTEADEYSNEGPEPASNSDHILHLQLDTDDKASVFDKNGTEDSNDSVDSDFWKETRERQSGSNDGGSIDEKPFSCSKCGQRFMYKYHLEKHIRVTKEKPFNCPECAQRFCYKRSLMDHMKIHTGGKILNCSECGKIFIYNKSLKIHLSIHKGDKPFSCSRCDQRFVSKLLLKRHIRIHTEKKPFGCPVCCKKFSQRSNLYKHMRSHAGEKPFGCSVCDKRFTQRSELISHEDSHRRNPI